A single Phoenix dactylifera cultivar Barhee BC4 chromosome 1, palm_55x_up_171113_PBpolish2nd_filt_p, whole genome shotgun sequence DNA region contains:
- the LOC103706561 gene encoding transcription factor BIM2 isoform X3, with translation MRMELQGKKTTTHDFLSLYNKDSSFQHQDPRPPSQGCLLKTHDFLKPLERAVRGNRDEAASGDVAVARVGPAEVGRAASVEHVLPGGIGTYSITHVSDPAPLALVKPERGTCRGVDVERKPEPFYANGVTYGPQYAASVPFALWDESAAKDPASRGQWQSSFAARGSGSFGSPSASRVSESLGGFWGRHHPAPEKPRFMESASRSSKGFDDEDDEEEEFGKREGSSSHKELTMKVDGKGKGGDNDQRPNTPRSKHSATEQRRRSKINDRQVSEHSCRKPRQEWTMNLSCRFQILRELIPHSDQKRDKASFLLEVIEYIRFLQEKVQKYESSYPAWSQDNAKLMPWNNNQSSGDGISDPSGSAPPGYMFSGSDNSIPVAPAMISTAQNPTDSDMAAGLSYKAMETPTNFANADNVTTQIQPQWLRSSGSADCAVSGETLNEQELTIDEGTISMSSAYSQGLLTTLTQALQSSGIDLSQATLSVQINLGKRAINKRPAATVTTSGAKDHEDPVSANQTMGHSRVGCSVEESSRAPKRHKVDNS, from the exons ATGAGGATGGAGCTCCAAG GTAAGAAAACAACAACTCATGATTTCCTTTCGCTCTACAACAAGGATTCGTCTTTCCAGCACCAGGATCCAAGGCCTCCTTCCCAAG GTTGCCTTCTAAAGACGCATGACTTCTTGAAGCCGCTGGAGCGGGCCGTGAGGGGCAACCGCGACGAGGCGGCGAGCGGCGACGTCGCCGTCGCCCGCGTGGGCCCCGCGGAGGTAGGCCGTGCGGCCTCGGTGGAGCACGTGCTCCCGGGCGGCATCGGGACGTACAGCATCACCCACGTGTCTGACCCTGCCCCGCTGGCTTTGGTGAAGCCGGAGCGCGGCACGTGCCGCGGTGTCGACGTCGAACGGAAACCCGAGCCCTTCTACGCCAACGGCGTCACTTACGGCCCCCAGTACGCCGCTAGCGTCCCCTTCGCGCTCTGGGACGAGTCCGCCGCGAAAGACCCCGCGTCCAGAG GGCAGTGGCAGTCGTCCTTCGCCGCCCGCGGCAGCGGCAGCTTCGGATCTCCCTCCGCCTCCAG GGTTTCTGAGAGTTTAGGTGGGTTTTGGGGTAGGCATCATCCGGCGCCGGAGAAGCCGCGATTCATGGAGTCTGCGTCGAGATCCAGCAAGGGCTTCGACGACGAGgacgacgaggaggaggagttcGGCAAGAGGGAGGGCTCCTCTTCGCATAAAG AGTTGACGATGAAAGTAGATGGGAAGGGCAAAGGGGGCGACAATGATCAGAGGCCCAACACCCCAAGATCAAAGCATTCTGCTACGGAGCAGCGGAGAAGGAGCAAAATAAATGACAG GCAAGTTTCTGAACACAGTTGTCGAAAACCACGACAAG AATGGACCATGAACCTGTCATGCAGATTTCAGATACTTAGGGAACTTATACCACATAGTGATCAGAAGAGAGATAAAGCATCATTCCTTCTGGAG GTTATTGAGTACATTCGGTTTTTACAAGAGAAAGTACAAAAGTATGAGTCCTCATACCCGGCATGGAGTCAAGATAATGCCAAGTTAATGCCATGG AACAATAACCAGTCTTCTGGAGATGGTATATCTGATCCCTCTGGTTCTGCTCCCCCTGGATATATGTTTTCTGGGAGTGACAATAGCATCCCGGTTGCACCAGCAATGATCTCAACTGCACAGAATCCAACTGATTCAGATATGGCTGCTGGACTCTCTTACAAAGCAATGGAAACTCCTACAAACTTTGCGA ATGCAGATAACGTGACAACCCAGATCCAACCACAATGGTTAAGATCGTCTGGTAGTGCTGACTGTGCTGTTAGTGGTGAAACACTGAATGAACAAGAGCTGACAATCGATGAAGGAACAATAAGTATGTCTAGTGCCTACTCCCAAGG GTTGCTGACTACGCTAACTCAGGCGCTACAGAGCTCAGGTATAGATCTGTCTCAAGCCACTCTCTCTGTGCAGATCAACCTTGGCAAGCGAGCAATTAATAAGAGACCTGCTGCCACAGTGACTACTTCTGGTGCTAAG GACCATGAAGACCCTGTATCTGCTAATCAAACAATGGGACATTCTAGGGTGGGGTGCAGTGTCGAGGAATCTTCGCGAGCACCGAAAAGGCACAAAGTAGACAACAGCTAG
- the LOC103706561 gene encoding transcription factor BIM2 isoform X4, with protein MRMELQGKKTTTHDFLSLYNKDSSFQHQDPRPPSQGCLLKTHDFLKPLERAVRGNRDEAASGDVAVARVGPAEVGRAASVEHVLPGGIGTYSITHVSDPAPLALVKPERGTCRGVDVERKPEPFYANGVTYGPQYAASVPFALWDESAAKDPASRGQWQSSFAARGSGSFGSPSASRVSESLGGFWGRHHPAPEKPRFMESASRSSKGFDDEDDEEEEFGKREGSSSHKELTMKVDGKGKGGDNDQRPNTPRSKHSATEQRRRSKINDRFQILRELIPHSDQKRDKASFLLEVIEYIRFLQEKVQKYESSYPAWSQDNAKLMPWVKVYFRSFWKNARNNNQSSGDGISDPSGSAPPGYMFSGSDNSIPVAPAMISTAQNPTDSDMAAGLSYKAMETPTNFANADNVTTQIQPQWLRSSGSADCAVSGETLNEQELTIDEGTISMSSAYSQGLLTTLTQALQSSGIDLSQATLSVQINLGKRAINKRPAATVTTSGAKDHEDPVSANQTMGHSRVGCSVEESSRAPKRHKVDNS; from the exons ATGAGGATGGAGCTCCAAG GTAAGAAAACAACAACTCATGATTTCCTTTCGCTCTACAACAAGGATTCGTCTTTCCAGCACCAGGATCCAAGGCCTCCTTCCCAAG GTTGCCTTCTAAAGACGCATGACTTCTTGAAGCCGCTGGAGCGGGCCGTGAGGGGCAACCGCGACGAGGCGGCGAGCGGCGACGTCGCCGTCGCCCGCGTGGGCCCCGCGGAGGTAGGCCGTGCGGCCTCGGTGGAGCACGTGCTCCCGGGCGGCATCGGGACGTACAGCATCACCCACGTGTCTGACCCTGCCCCGCTGGCTTTGGTGAAGCCGGAGCGCGGCACGTGCCGCGGTGTCGACGTCGAACGGAAACCCGAGCCCTTCTACGCCAACGGCGTCACTTACGGCCCCCAGTACGCCGCTAGCGTCCCCTTCGCGCTCTGGGACGAGTCCGCCGCGAAAGACCCCGCGTCCAGAG GGCAGTGGCAGTCGTCCTTCGCCGCCCGCGGCAGCGGCAGCTTCGGATCTCCCTCCGCCTCCAG GGTTTCTGAGAGTTTAGGTGGGTTTTGGGGTAGGCATCATCCGGCGCCGGAGAAGCCGCGATTCATGGAGTCTGCGTCGAGATCCAGCAAGGGCTTCGACGACGAGgacgacgaggaggaggagttcGGCAAGAGGGAGGGCTCCTCTTCGCATAAAG AGTTGACGATGAAAGTAGATGGGAAGGGCAAAGGGGGCGACAATGATCAGAGGCCCAACACCCCAAGATCAAAGCATTCTGCTACGGAGCAGCGGAGAAGGAGCAAAATAAATGACAG ATTTCAGATACTTAGGGAACTTATACCACATAGTGATCAGAAGAGAGATAAAGCATCATTCCTTCTGGAG GTTATTGAGTACATTCGGTTTTTACAAGAGAAAGTACAAAAGTATGAGTCCTCATACCCGGCATGGAGTCAAGATAATGCCAAGTTAATGCCATGG GTAAAAGTCTATTTTAGGTCATTCTGGAAAAATGCACGG AACAATAACCAGTCTTCTGGAGATGGTATATCTGATCCCTCTGGTTCTGCTCCCCCTGGATATATGTTTTCTGGGAGTGACAATAGCATCCCGGTTGCACCAGCAATGATCTCAACTGCACAGAATCCAACTGATTCAGATATGGCTGCTGGACTCTCTTACAAAGCAATGGAAACTCCTACAAACTTTGCGA ATGCAGATAACGTGACAACCCAGATCCAACCACAATGGTTAAGATCGTCTGGTAGTGCTGACTGTGCTGTTAGTGGTGAAACACTGAATGAACAAGAGCTGACAATCGATGAAGGAACAATAAGTATGTCTAGTGCCTACTCCCAAGG GTTGCTGACTACGCTAACTCAGGCGCTACAGAGCTCAGGTATAGATCTGTCTCAAGCCACTCTCTCTGTGCAGATCAACCTTGGCAAGCGAGCAATTAATAAGAGACCTGCTGCCACAGTGACTACTTCTGGTGCTAAG GACCATGAAGACCCTGTATCTGCTAATCAAACAATGGGACATTCTAGGGTGGGGTGCAGTGTCGAGGAATCTTCGCGAGCACCGAAAAGGCACAAAGTAGACAACAGCTAG
- the LOC103706606 gene encoding protein TIC 20-v, chloroplastic-like, with amino-acid sequence MASSLLSSSLLRHLPPSFFFSPKTFSLPRPQVFLRRGPRTAVATRAKKSDSGADPPNRILAAACYLYPFLDGVQYGRYVLAQFPAFQVLLQPLLPAIRLFRSSPLNGFLLFLTLYFAVVRNPSFSRYVRFNTMQAIVLDVLLIFPDLLERTFNPRQGLPLELLQSVDSTVFFFLLISLVYGSTSCILGLVPRLPIVADAAERQVM; translated from the coding sequence atggcttcttctctcctctcctcctcccttcttcgcCATCTCcccccttccttcttcttctcccctaAAACCTTCTCCCTCCCCCGCCCCCAGGTCTTCCTTCGCCGCGGGCCGCGCACCGCCGTCGCCACCCGGGCCAAGAAAAGCGACTCCGGCGCCGACCCCCCCAACCGCATCCTCGCCGCCGCCTGCTACCTCTACCCTTTCCTCGACGGCGTCCAGTACGGCCGGTACGTCCTGGCCCAGTTCCCGGCCTTCCAGGTCCTCCTCCAGCCCCTCCTCCCCGCCATCCGCCTCTTCCGCTCCTCCCCTCTCAAcggcttcctcctcttcctcaccCTCTACTTCGCCGTCGTCCGCAACCCCTCCTTCAGCCGCTACGTCCGCTTCAACACCATGCAGGCCATCGTCCTCGACGTCCTCCTCATCTTCCCCGACCTCCTCGAGCGCACCTTCAACCCCCGCCAAGGCCTCCCCCTCGAGCTCCTCCAGAGCGTCGACAGCaccgtcttcttcttcctcctcatctCCTTGGTCTATGGCTCGACCTCCTGCATCCTGGGCCTGGTCCCCAGGCTGCCTATCGTCGCCGACGCTGCCGAGCGCCAGGTCATGTGA
- the LOC103706561 gene encoding transcription factor BIM2 isoform X6 — protein MRMELQGKKTTTHDFLSLYNKDSSFQHQDPRPPSQGCLLKTHDFLKPLERAVRGNRDEAASGDVAVARVGPAEVGRAASVEHVLPGGIGTYSITHVSDPAPLALVKPERGTCRGVDVERKPEPFYANGVTYGPQYAASVPFALWDESAAKDPASRGQWQSSFAARGSGSFGSPSASRVSESLGGFWGRHHPAPEKPRFMESASRSSKGFDDEDDEEEEFGKREGSSSHKELTMKVDGKGKGGDNDQRPNTPRSKHSATEQRRRSKINDRFQILRELIPHSDQKRDKASFLLEVIEYIRFLQEKVQKYESSYPAWSQDNAKLMPWNNNQSSGDGISDPSGSAPPGYMFSGSDNSIPVAPAMISTAQNPTDSDMAAGLSYKAMETPTNFANADNVTTQIQPQWLRSSGSADCAVSGETLNEQELTIDEGTISMSSAYSQGLLTTLTQALQSSGIDLSQATLSVQINLGKRAINKRPAATVTTSGAKDHEDPVSANQTMGHSRVGCSVEESSRAPKRHKVDNS, from the exons ATGAGGATGGAGCTCCAAG GTAAGAAAACAACAACTCATGATTTCCTTTCGCTCTACAACAAGGATTCGTCTTTCCAGCACCAGGATCCAAGGCCTCCTTCCCAAG GTTGCCTTCTAAAGACGCATGACTTCTTGAAGCCGCTGGAGCGGGCCGTGAGGGGCAACCGCGACGAGGCGGCGAGCGGCGACGTCGCCGTCGCCCGCGTGGGCCCCGCGGAGGTAGGCCGTGCGGCCTCGGTGGAGCACGTGCTCCCGGGCGGCATCGGGACGTACAGCATCACCCACGTGTCTGACCCTGCCCCGCTGGCTTTGGTGAAGCCGGAGCGCGGCACGTGCCGCGGTGTCGACGTCGAACGGAAACCCGAGCCCTTCTACGCCAACGGCGTCACTTACGGCCCCCAGTACGCCGCTAGCGTCCCCTTCGCGCTCTGGGACGAGTCCGCCGCGAAAGACCCCGCGTCCAGAG GGCAGTGGCAGTCGTCCTTCGCCGCCCGCGGCAGCGGCAGCTTCGGATCTCCCTCCGCCTCCAG GGTTTCTGAGAGTTTAGGTGGGTTTTGGGGTAGGCATCATCCGGCGCCGGAGAAGCCGCGATTCATGGAGTCTGCGTCGAGATCCAGCAAGGGCTTCGACGACGAGgacgacgaggaggaggagttcGGCAAGAGGGAGGGCTCCTCTTCGCATAAAG AGTTGACGATGAAAGTAGATGGGAAGGGCAAAGGGGGCGACAATGATCAGAGGCCCAACACCCCAAGATCAAAGCATTCTGCTACGGAGCAGCGGAGAAGGAGCAAAATAAATGACAG ATTTCAGATACTTAGGGAACTTATACCACATAGTGATCAGAAGAGAGATAAAGCATCATTCCTTCTGGAG GTTATTGAGTACATTCGGTTTTTACAAGAGAAAGTACAAAAGTATGAGTCCTCATACCCGGCATGGAGTCAAGATAATGCCAAGTTAATGCCATGG AACAATAACCAGTCTTCTGGAGATGGTATATCTGATCCCTCTGGTTCTGCTCCCCCTGGATATATGTTTTCTGGGAGTGACAATAGCATCCCGGTTGCACCAGCAATGATCTCAACTGCACAGAATCCAACTGATTCAGATATGGCTGCTGGACTCTCTTACAAAGCAATGGAAACTCCTACAAACTTTGCGA ATGCAGATAACGTGACAACCCAGATCCAACCACAATGGTTAAGATCGTCTGGTAGTGCTGACTGTGCTGTTAGTGGTGAAACACTGAATGAACAAGAGCTGACAATCGATGAAGGAACAATAAGTATGTCTAGTGCCTACTCCCAAGG GTTGCTGACTACGCTAACTCAGGCGCTACAGAGCTCAGGTATAGATCTGTCTCAAGCCACTCTCTCTGTGCAGATCAACCTTGGCAAGCGAGCAATTAATAAGAGACCTGCTGCCACAGTGACTACTTCTGGTGCTAAG GACCATGAAGACCCTGTATCTGCTAATCAAACAATGGGACATTCTAGGGTGGGGTGCAGTGTCGAGGAATCTTCGCGAGCACCGAAAAGGCACAAAGTAGACAACAGCTAG
- the LOC103706561 gene encoding transcription factor BIM2 isoform X5, translating into MRMELQGKKTTTHDFLSLYNKDSSFQHQDPRPPSQGCLLKTHDFLKPLERAVRGNRDEAASGDVAVARVGPAEVGRAASVEHVLPGGIGTYSITHVSDPAPLALVKPERGTCRGVDVERKPEPFYANGVTYGPQYAASVPFALWDESAAKDPASRGQWQSSFAARGSGSFGSPSASRHHPAPEKPRFMESASRSSKGFDDEDDEEEEFGKREGSSSHKELTMKVDGKGKGGDNDQRPNTPRSKHSATEQRRRSKINDRFQILRELIPHSDQKRDKASFLLEVIEYIRFLQEKVQKYESSYPAWSQDNAKLMPWVKVYFRSFWKNARNNNQSSGDGISDPSGSAPPGYMFSGSDNSIPVAPAMISTAQNPTDSDMAAGLSYKAMETPTNFANADNVTTQIQPQWLRSSGSADCAVSGETLNEQELTIDEGTISMSSAYSQGLLTTLTQALQSSGIDLSQATLSVQINLGKRAINKRPAATVTTSGAKDHEDPVSANQTMGHSRVGCSVEESSRAPKRHKVDNS; encoded by the exons ATGAGGATGGAGCTCCAAG GTAAGAAAACAACAACTCATGATTTCCTTTCGCTCTACAACAAGGATTCGTCTTTCCAGCACCAGGATCCAAGGCCTCCTTCCCAAG GTTGCCTTCTAAAGACGCATGACTTCTTGAAGCCGCTGGAGCGGGCCGTGAGGGGCAACCGCGACGAGGCGGCGAGCGGCGACGTCGCCGTCGCCCGCGTGGGCCCCGCGGAGGTAGGCCGTGCGGCCTCGGTGGAGCACGTGCTCCCGGGCGGCATCGGGACGTACAGCATCACCCACGTGTCTGACCCTGCCCCGCTGGCTTTGGTGAAGCCGGAGCGCGGCACGTGCCGCGGTGTCGACGTCGAACGGAAACCCGAGCCCTTCTACGCCAACGGCGTCACTTACGGCCCCCAGTACGCCGCTAGCGTCCCCTTCGCGCTCTGGGACGAGTCCGCCGCGAAAGACCCCGCGTCCAGAG GGCAGTGGCAGTCGTCCTTCGCCGCCCGCGGCAGCGGCAGCTTCGGATCTCCCTCCGCCTCCAG GCATCATCCGGCGCCGGAGAAGCCGCGATTCATGGAGTCTGCGTCGAGATCCAGCAAGGGCTTCGACGACGAGgacgacgaggaggaggagttcGGCAAGAGGGAGGGCTCCTCTTCGCATAAAG AGTTGACGATGAAAGTAGATGGGAAGGGCAAAGGGGGCGACAATGATCAGAGGCCCAACACCCCAAGATCAAAGCATTCTGCTACGGAGCAGCGGAGAAGGAGCAAAATAAATGACAG ATTTCAGATACTTAGGGAACTTATACCACATAGTGATCAGAAGAGAGATAAAGCATCATTCCTTCTGGAG GTTATTGAGTACATTCGGTTTTTACAAGAGAAAGTACAAAAGTATGAGTCCTCATACCCGGCATGGAGTCAAGATAATGCCAAGTTAATGCCATGG GTAAAAGTCTATTTTAGGTCATTCTGGAAAAATGCACGG AACAATAACCAGTCTTCTGGAGATGGTATATCTGATCCCTCTGGTTCTGCTCCCCCTGGATATATGTTTTCTGGGAGTGACAATAGCATCCCGGTTGCACCAGCAATGATCTCAACTGCACAGAATCCAACTGATTCAGATATGGCTGCTGGACTCTCTTACAAAGCAATGGAAACTCCTACAAACTTTGCGA ATGCAGATAACGTGACAACCCAGATCCAACCACAATGGTTAAGATCGTCTGGTAGTGCTGACTGTGCTGTTAGTGGTGAAACACTGAATGAACAAGAGCTGACAATCGATGAAGGAACAATAAGTATGTCTAGTGCCTACTCCCAAGG GTTGCTGACTACGCTAACTCAGGCGCTACAGAGCTCAGGTATAGATCTGTCTCAAGCCACTCTCTCTGTGCAGATCAACCTTGGCAAGCGAGCAATTAATAAGAGACCTGCTGCCACAGTGACTACTTCTGGTGCTAAG GACCATGAAGACCCTGTATCTGCTAATCAAACAATGGGACATTCTAGGGTGGGGTGCAGTGTCGAGGAATCTTCGCGAGCACCGAAAAGGCACAAAGTAGACAACAGCTAG
- the LOC103706561 gene encoding transcription factor BIM2 isoform X1, whose protein sequence is MRMELQGKKTTTHDFLSLYNKDSSFQHQDPRPPSQGCLLKTHDFLKPLERAVRGNRDEAASGDVAVARVGPAEVGRAASVEHVLPGGIGTYSITHVSDPAPLALVKPERGTCRGVDVERKPEPFYANGVTYGPQYAASVPFALWDESAAKDPASRGQWQSSFAARGSGSFGSPSASRVSESLGGFWGRHHPAPEKPRFMESASRSSKGFDDEDDEEEEFGKREGSSSHKELTMKVDGKGKGGDNDQRPNTPRSKHSATEQRRRSKINDRQVSEHSCRKPRQEWTMNLSCRFQILRELIPHSDQKRDKASFLLEVIEYIRFLQEKVQKYESSYPAWSQDNAKLMPWVKVYFRSFWKNARNNNQSSGDGISDPSGSAPPGYMFSGSDNSIPVAPAMISTAQNPTDSDMAAGLSYKAMETPTNFANADNVTTQIQPQWLRSSGSADCAVSGETLNEQELTIDEGTISMSSAYSQGLLTTLTQALQSSGIDLSQATLSVQINLGKRAINKRPAATVTTSGAKDHEDPVSANQTMGHSRVGCSVEESSRAPKRHKVDNS, encoded by the exons ATGAGGATGGAGCTCCAAG GTAAGAAAACAACAACTCATGATTTCCTTTCGCTCTACAACAAGGATTCGTCTTTCCAGCACCAGGATCCAAGGCCTCCTTCCCAAG GTTGCCTTCTAAAGACGCATGACTTCTTGAAGCCGCTGGAGCGGGCCGTGAGGGGCAACCGCGACGAGGCGGCGAGCGGCGACGTCGCCGTCGCCCGCGTGGGCCCCGCGGAGGTAGGCCGTGCGGCCTCGGTGGAGCACGTGCTCCCGGGCGGCATCGGGACGTACAGCATCACCCACGTGTCTGACCCTGCCCCGCTGGCTTTGGTGAAGCCGGAGCGCGGCACGTGCCGCGGTGTCGACGTCGAACGGAAACCCGAGCCCTTCTACGCCAACGGCGTCACTTACGGCCCCCAGTACGCCGCTAGCGTCCCCTTCGCGCTCTGGGACGAGTCCGCCGCGAAAGACCCCGCGTCCAGAG GGCAGTGGCAGTCGTCCTTCGCCGCCCGCGGCAGCGGCAGCTTCGGATCTCCCTCCGCCTCCAG GGTTTCTGAGAGTTTAGGTGGGTTTTGGGGTAGGCATCATCCGGCGCCGGAGAAGCCGCGATTCATGGAGTCTGCGTCGAGATCCAGCAAGGGCTTCGACGACGAGgacgacgaggaggaggagttcGGCAAGAGGGAGGGCTCCTCTTCGCATAAAG AGTTGACGATGAAAGTAGATGGGAAGGGCAAAGGGGGCGACAATGATCAGAGGCCCAACACCCCAAGATCAAAGCATTCTGCTACGGAGCAGCGGAGAAGGAGCAAAATAAATGACAG GCAAGTTTCTGAACACAGTTGTCGAAAACCACGACAAG AATGGACCATGAACCTGTCATGCAGATTTCAGATACTTAGGGAACTTATACCACATAGTGATCAGAAGAGAGATAAAGCATCATTCCTTCTGGAG GTTATTGAGTACATTCGGTTTTTACAAGAGAAAGTACAAAAGTATGAGTCCTCATACCCGGCATGGAGTCAAGATAATGCCAAGTTAATGCCATGG GTAAAAGTCTATTTTAGGTCATTCTGGAAAAATGCACGG AACAATAACCAGTCTTCTGGAGATGGTATATCTGATCCCTCTGGTTCTGCTCCCCCTGGATATATGTTTTCTGGGAGTGACAATAGCATCCCGGTTGCACCAGCAATGATCTCAACTGCACAGAATCCAACTGATTCAGATATGGCTGCTGGACTCTCTTACAAAGCAATGGAAACTCCTACAAACTTTGCGA ATGCAGATAACGTGACAACCCAGATCCAACCACAATGGTTAAGATCGTCTGGTAGTGCTGACTGTGCTGTTAGTGGTGAAACACTGAATGAACAAGAGCTGACAATCGATGAAGGAACAATAAGTATGTCTAGTGCCTACTCCCAAGG GTTGCTGACTACGCTAACTCAGGCGCTACAGAGCTCAGGTATAGATCTGTCTCAAGCCACTCTCTCTGTGCAGATCAACCTTGGCAAGCGAGCAATTAATAAGAGACCTGCTGCCACAGTGACTACTTCTGGTGCTAAG GACCATGAAGACCCTGTATCTGCTAATCAAACAATGGGACATTCTAGGGTGGGGTGCAGTGTCGAGGAATCTTCGCGAGCACCGAAAAGGCACAAAGTAGACAACAGCTAG
- the LOC103706561 gene encoding transcription factor BIM2 isoform X2 — translation MRMELQGKKTTTHDFLSLYNKDSSFQHQDPRPPSQGCLLKTHDFLKPLERAVRGNRDEAASGDVAVARVGPAEVGRAASVEHVLPGGIGTYSITHVSDPAPLALVKPERGTCRGVDVERKPEPFYANGVTYGPQYAASVPFALWDESAAKDPASRGQWQSSFAARGSGSFGSPSASRHHPAPEKPRFMESASRSSKGFDDEDDEEEEFGKREGSSSHKELTMKVDGKGKGGDNDQRPNTPRSKHSATEQRRRSKINDRQVSEHSCRKPRQEWTMNLSCRFQILRELIPHSDQKRDKASFLLEVIEYIRFLQEKVQKYESSYPAWSQDNAKLMPWVKVYFRSFWKNARNNNQSSGDGISDPSGSAPPGYMFSGSDNSIPVAPAMISTAQNPTDSDMAAGLSYKAMETPTNFANADNVTTQIQPQWLRSSGSADCAVSGETLNEQELTIDEGTISMSSAYSQGLLTTLTQALQSSGIDLSQATLSVQINLGKRAINKRPAATVTTSGAKDHEDPVSANQTMGHSRVGCSVEESSRAPKRHKVDNS, via the exons ATGAGGATGGAGCTCCAAG GTAAGAAAACAACAACTCATGATTTCCTTTCGCTCTACAACAAGGATTCGTCTTTCCAGCACCAGGATCCAAGGCCTCCTTCCCAAG GTTGCCTTCTAAAGACGCATGACTTCTTGAAGCCGCTGGAGCGGGCCGTGAGGGGCAACCGCGACGAGGCGGCGAGCGGCGACGTCGCCGTCGCCCGCGTGGGCCCCGCGGAGGTAGGCCGTGCGGCCTCGGTGGAGCACGTGCTCCCGGGCGGCATCGGGACGTACAGCATCACCCACGTGTCTGACCCTGCCCCGCTGGCTTTGGTGAAGCCGGAGCGCGGCACGTGCCGCGGTGTCGACGTCGAACGGAAACCCGAGCCCTTCTACGCCAACGGCGTCACTTACGGCCCCCAGTACGCCGCTAGCGTCCCCTTCGCGCTCTGGGACGAGTCCGCCGCGAAAGACCCCGCGTCCAGAG GGCAGTGGCAGTCGTCCTTCGCCGCCCGCGGCAGCGGCAGCTTCGGATCTCCCTCCGCCTCCAG GCATCATCCGGCGCCGGAGAAGCCGCGATTCATGGAGTCTGCGTCGAGATCCAGCAAGGGCTTCGACGACGAGgacgacgaggaggaggagttcGGCAAGAGGGAGGGCTCCTCTTCGCATAAAG AGTTGACGATGAAAGTAGATGGGAAGGGCAAAGGGGGCGACAATGATCAGAGGCCCAACACCCCAAGATCAAAGCATTCTGCTACGGAGCAGCGGAGAAGGAGCAAAATAAATGACAG GCAAGTTTCTGAACACAGTTGTCGAAAACCACGACAAG AATGGACCATGAACCTGTCATGCAGATTTCAGATACTTAGGGAACTTATACCACATAGTGATCAGAAGAGAGATAAAGCATCATTCCTTCTGGAG GTTATTGAGTACATTCGGTTTTTACAAGAGAAAGTACAAAAGTATGAGTCCTCATACCCGGCATGGAGTCAAGATAATGCCAAGTTAATGCCATGG GTAAAAGTCTATTTTAGGTCATTCTGGAAAAATGCACGG AACAATAACCAGTCTTCTGGAGATGGTATATCTGATCCCTCTGGTTCTGCTCCCCCTGGATATATGTTTTCTGGGAGTGACAATAGCATCCCGGTTGCACCAGCAATGATCTCAACTGCACAGAATCCAACTGATTCAGATATGGCTGCTGGACTCTCTTACAAAGCAATGGAAACTCCTACAAACTTTGCGA ATGCAGATAACGTGACAACCCAGATCCAACCACAATGGTTAAGATCGTCTGGTAGTGCTGACTGTGCTGTTAGTGGTGAAACACTGAATGAACAAGAGCTGACAATCGATGAAGGAACAATAAGTATGTCTAGTGCCTACTCCCAAGG GTTGCTGACTACGCTAACTCAGGCGCTACAGAGCTCAGGTATAGATCTGTCTCAAGCCACTCTCTCTGTGCAGATCAACCTTGGCAAGCGAGCAATTAATAAGAGACCTGCTGCCACAGTGACTACTTCTGGTGCTAAG GACCATGAAGACCCTGTATCTGCTAATCAAACAATGGGACATTCTAGGGTGGGGTGCAGTGTCGAGGAATCTTCGCGAGCACCGAAAAGGCACAAAGTAGACAACAGCTAG